ACGAGCGTCCTGTTCGTTCAGCTCATTCTGGGTGGCGCACGGCAAGGCGATATCGCAGGGGAAGCGCCACGGTTTGATGCCCTCCTGATAGGTGAGCTCCGCATGGTGATCGGGTAACTGATGCAGCCGGCCGCCCCCTGCCTGGATCCGGTCGAGGGTTTCCAGGTGCTCGCGAGTCAGTCCGTTGGCGGCGTGCAAGGCACCACGTGAATCCGACAGACTGATGACGATGCCTCCCTCAATCAGCACTTTCTCCGCCGCGTATCGGGCCACATTACCCGCCCCGGACACCGCCACCCGGCGACCCTCCAGCTCCTCATCCCGCTCTTGCAGCATGTATTGCAGAAAATAAACCAGTCCATAACCGGTGGCCTCGGTGCGCAGCAGGCTGCCGCCGAAGACCGGCGACTTGCCGGTGATCGCGCCGCTGTCATGGGAGCGATGAAGTTTGCGATACATACCGAACAGATAACCGATTTCCCGGGCGCCGACACCAATATCACCGGCCGGCACGTCCACGTCGCTGCCGATGTGGTCAAACAGCTCTGCCATGAACGCCTGACAGAAACGCATGATCTCACCATCGGAACGGCCATGAGGATCGAAATCCGCGCCGCCCTTGCCGGAACCCAGCGGCAGATCGGTCAACGCGTTCTTGATGGTCTGTTCCAGAGCCAGGAAACGCAGGACATCGAGATTCACCGACGGATGGAAGCGCAGCCCGCCCTTGTAAGGGCCAAGAGAACCGTTCATCTGCACACGGAAGCCGCGGTTCACCTGCACCCGTCCCTGATCATCCACCCAGGGCACGCGGAAAATGATGACGCGCTCCGGCTCGAACAGCCGGGCGAACAAACTGGGATCCGCGTAGCGGGGATGGTTCCGCAAGAACGGCCCCAGCCCTTCCAGCAAGCCGCCAGCCGCCTGGTGAAAATAGGTCTGATGGGGATCTTTCTCCCGCAGTCCCTTGATCAGGGTATCGATGTCCATAGTCACAGCCTCTCCTTTTATTCAGGCAAAAATTGATCCAATCGTTGTTTTCGTCGACGCCAGTCCGGCATCCGTCGGTCCATCAAGGCATGGAATTGCGGTCCATGATGGGCGTACTCCAAGTGACAAAGTTCGTGCATTACCACGTAGTCGATCACCTCAAGGTCATAGCGCATCAGCGCCAGATTCAGATTGATGTACCCCCGCTGGGACAAGGAACCCCAGCGGGTGCGCATTTTCTTGATCCTTAGTACCGGCGCGCCATGGCCTCGGGCGGCGAACCAGTGGAATTGCCGCTCGATGCTGCGCAGGAATTCGCCACGCGCCAGCCGCCGCCACCAGGCTTCCACCGCTTCCCTGACCGCCTCTTCCGACGCCGGCAGCGGCATCGCCACGGTCAGAGTATCGTGCTCCAACCCCACCCGGGTTCTGGCCGCTTCGACCAGATTCAGACGAACCGGCCGCCCCAGGTGGGGCACGGTGTCACCATCGCGCCAATGCTGGCGCGGACGCGTGCGCCAATAATCCTGCTGGCGCCGAATCCAATCCTGATGTTCGCGCACGAAGTCATCAATATGCCGACGGCCAAGGCGCAACGGCGCACGGACCTCGATCTGGCCGTCGGGCGCCACTCGTAAAGCCAGTGTGCGTCGCTTGGAGCGAACCAGTTGATAATCCATGTGAGTTGCCTGGAGATAGCGGATATAGGACGCGATCAGCGATCCGTTTCTTGTTGCATTTCCGACGCCAGCTGCTGAGCCACCGCGTCCGCCGGGCGGGCGTAGGGAGCCAGCCACAGATAAAGCACCGGAATGATGAACAGGGTGAGAACGGTGGCGAACAGCAGGCCGCCGAGAATCACCACGCCGATGGTCATGCGACTTTCCGCGCCGGCGCCGCTGGCCAGCACCAGAGGAACCGCGCCAAAGATGGTGGAAATACCGGTCATCAACACTGGCCGGAAGCGCAGAATCGCGCCTTGATAGACCGCGTCACGCACCGCCAGCCCCTGGTCGCGCAACTGATTGGCGAATTCGACGATAAGAATACCGTTCTTGGCCATCAGCCCCACCAGCATCACCATGCCGATCTGACTGTAGATATTCAGGCTGTTGCCGGTCACGCGCAATGCCAGAATGGCGCCGGCGATCGCCAGGGGCACCGTCAGCATGATAATCAGCGGATGTATCCAGCTTTCGAATTGCGCCGCCAGCACCAGAAAGACGATCACCAGCGCCAGCAGGAACGTGATCAGGATCGCCGCGGAAGCCTCGGTGAATTCCTGGGCAATACCCTTGTAGCTCAGACGCGCTTCCAGCGGCAGGGTTTCCCGCACCGTCTGCTCAATGAAATCCAGCGCACTGCCCAGGTCATAACCGGGGGCCAGATTCGCCGAAAGCGTCACCGCCGGCAGACGGTCCAGCCGTCTCAGTTCCGGCGCCGCCCCAAGGGTGCGCAGCTCCACCAGGCTGGACAGCGGCACCAGGTCGCCGGCGGCGGTGCGAACATAAACCGAATTGATGTCCTCCGGGATGCGGGCATCCTGTTCCCGCGCTTCCAAAAGAACATCGTATTCACGGCCCCGGTCGATATAAGTCGAGGCCGTCAGGGTGGCGAACATGGCTTGCAGGGTCTGCCCCACTTCAGCGGCGGAAATGCCGAAGTCCGCCGCCCGGTCCCGATTGATCACCACTTCCACCTGCGGCTGGGTTTCCTCGTAATCGGTATCCACGCTCAACAGATTGGGGTTGGCGGCCATCGCGGCGCGCAGGGTTTCGCTCCAGCCCACCACGGAATCGTAATCCTGCCCGCCGATCACCACTTCCAATTCCTGATCGAAGCCGCTTTGTCCCAGCCCCGGCGGGTTAACGGCAAACACGCGCAGGCCGGGCACGGTGGTGACTTCGCCGCGGATGTCGTTAACGATGTCCTGCTGGCTCCGGTTCCGGTCCTCCCAGGGCTCCAGCCGCACGATACTGAACCCGCGCTCGGTCTGTCCGCGGAAACCGACAATGGACAACACCCGAACCGCCAGCCCGTTTTCGATCAAGGGCAGCAGTTTTTCTTCCACCTTCTGGATATGGTGACTGGCGTAAGCGGTGCTGGATCCCTGCGGGGCATTCGCCGACACGATGAACACGCCCCGGTCCTCGGTGGGGGCCAGCTCCCGGGATAACTGGCTGAATACCAGCCCCGCCGCCACGCAGATCAACACCGAGATCACCACAACGGGAGCGGGTCGCTTCAGGGTTTTCCCCAGTCGCGTTGCGTAAGCCCGGTTCAGCCCATTCAGCGCGCGGTTGAGCAGATTGTTCTGTTCCTGCTGTTCCTCTTCCGGAGTATGCGCGTGCAGCCAGCGGGAACACAGCATGGGGGCCAGGGACAACGCCACTATGCTGGAAATGATCACCGCCACGGCCAGGGTAAAGCCGAACTCACCGAACAGGCGCCCGACATCCCCGCCCATGAATGAGATCGGCACAAAGACCGCCACCAGAGTGGCGGTGGTGGCGACAACCGCGAAAGCGACCTGCCGGGCTCCCAGGAAGGCGGCCACCAGACGGCTCTCGCCTTCATCGATGCGCCGCTGGATGTTCTCCAGCATGACGATGGCATCGTCCACCACCAGGCCGATGGCCAGAATCAGCGCCAACAACGTCAGCACATTGATTGAGAACCCGAGAATTCCCAGGCCAATAAACGCCCCAACGATGGACACCGGAATAGTGACCGCCGGAATCAGCGTGGCACGCAGATTTCCCAGGAAAACGAAAATCACCAGGATCACCAGCGTCACGCTCATCGCCAGCGTCACCAGCACTTCCCTGATGGAAGCGCGAATAAACAGAGACTCGTCGTGACTCACATCCAGGCGGATGTCATCGGGCAGGTTATTGCTCACCGCCTCGATTTCTTCGCGGACGTTGTTGGAAACGGTGACGGTATTGGCCTTGGACTGGCGCACCACCCCGAGCCCGATGGCGGTCTGGCCGTTGGCGCGCAACACGGTGTCGTCGTTCTCCACACCCAGCGCCACCCGCGCCACATCCCCCAGCCGCAACAGATAATCGCCCTGGCGATGCACCACCATGTGGTTGAACTCTGCCACCGAGCCAAGCCGGCTATCAGCACGAACGGTGAAGCTGCGACTGTCGGAGTCGAGACGGCCGGCCGGTAATTCCACGTTATTGGCGCGCAGGGCGTTATAGATATCGGTGACCGTGACATCGTTGGCGGCCATGCGTTGCCGATCCAGCCATACCCGCATGGCATAGCGGCGTTCACCGCCGATGATCACTTCGGAAACCCCGCCCAGAACGGCGAAACGGTCCACCAGGGAGCGTTCGGCGAAATCGGTCAGTTCCTGCGGCGCCAGGCTGTTACTGCTGAGCGTGACCCACATGATGGGCCGGGCATCGGCGTCGGTCTTGGCGATCACCGGCGCTTCCGCTTCCTCTGGCAGGCGATTGAGCACCCGCGACACCGCGTCGCGAACATCGTTGGCGGCGACGTCCAGATCCCGTTCCAGATTGAATTCCACCGAAGTGCGGGCGGAACCCCGGCGGGAACGGGATTCGATGCGGCGCACGCCTTCCACCCCGGCGATGGCCCCTTCGATGACCTGAATGATCTGGGTATCGATGACCTCCGGTGCCGCCCCCGGGTACTCCACCGCCACCGATACCTCAGGGGGATCGATGTCCGGATACTCCCGCACCGGCAGCTTCATCAAGGCACTGATGCCGAACACCACGATCAGCAGACTGATCACGGTGGCGAACACCGGACGCTTGATAGAGACATCGCTGAGGATCATCAGGCACTGGTCTCCAGCAGAACCCGCTGGGACGGCAGCAGCGCCCCTTCATCCTCAACCACCGTCACCGGCGCGCCACTGCCAAGCCGGCTGTGCCCGTTAACGATCACCGCGTCGTCATCGCTGAGTCCGTGAACCACTTCGACCCAGCCATCCCGGCGCCCACCCAGCTCCACCGGCAACCGCAGAGCGGTGTCGTTTTCGGCTACCACGAACACGAAGTTCTGGGCGCCCTGGGCAACAATCGCCTGTTCCGGTACCAGCAAGGCCTGATGCTGACTGAGCAGAATATCGATTTGCAGCAACTGCCCCGGCCGCAGCAGCCCATCACTGTTGTCCAGACTGCCTTTCACCGCCAGCGTCCGGCTGACGGCATTGACGCGGGAGTCCAGCAGCGTGACCTTGCCCTGGAAAAGGCGCTCCGGATAGCTGTCGCTGGACACCACCAATACCAGCCCCGGCTTCACCCTGGCCAGATATCGCTCCGGCACCTCGAAGGTCACTTCCAGATTACGCACACTGTCCAGGGTAACCACCGGCGTACCCGGCTGCAGATAAGCGCCGGGGTCGACCTGGCGCAATCCCACCACACCTTCGAAAGGCGCGCGGATCTTATGCTTTTCATAGGTGGCCTGGGCCACCCGCAAAGCGGCTCGGGCCGCTTCCATGCCGTTCTTGAGATTGTCCACCTCGGCCTGGGAAATAGCGCGGCTGTTGATCAGACGGGAAGCGCGCTGGTAATCGGACAGCGCCCGTTGGTATTCGGCGCGCAGCCGGTCCCGCTCACCTTCGGCCTGGCGATCATCCAGTTCCACCAGCAGGTCATCGGCGTCAACGGCCTGCCCTTCCTGGAAATGCACTTGCATCACCCGGCCTTCCACCTCCGCGGACAGCACCACAGCGCGAGTGGCGCGGGCGTTGCCCACCACCTCCACTTTTTCCGTCAGAGGACGTACCAGAGCCGAAATCACATTGACCGTGGTCGCCGGCCGGGTTCCGGCGGCCGCCGGCTCTTCAGCCCGCCACCACCAGAGCAACGCCACCGCCGCCACCACTATCACCACCACCAAGGCGCCCACACGCACCATCTTGTTCTCCGAGCAACAACACCGTCACGGAGGGAACCGCAACCGGGCCGGCACCTATAAAAAGATCAGGCAACCGAAGATACCGGCTCTGTCACAGGCCGGTAAGAAAGGATTGTTCTGTATTCCGTGGATCGGACCCGGGAACCCGCCCGGGGTTCAAAGGCGCTTACATTTGATACAACAGACCACGGAGTATGACACCGCATTGTGCAGTCATTATGTGACAGGGGGAAGGGCAAGCCGGCGGGAGGGCTCCCGCCGGCCGGGGGGTCAGACCAGTTCCGCGCGCATCTTTTTCTTGTCCAGTTTGCCCACGGAGGTGCGCGGCAGCTCCTCCACGAACACCACGCGATCCGGGATGCCATAGCGGCTGATCATGCCCTTCTCAGCGTAACCGGCCACCATATCGATGATCGGCTGCGCTTCCACGTCGGCGCCCTTGACCACCAGCGCCACCGGACGCTCGCCCCATTTCTCGTCCGGCACGCCCACCACCGCGCACTCGCGCACGGCGTCGTGCTGAAGAATCAGGCTCTCCAGATCCAGGGAAGATACCCATTCACCGCCGGTCTTGATCACGTCCTTGATGCGGTCGGTGATTTTCAGCCAGCCGTCGGCGTCAATCACGCCGATATCCCCGGTATGCATCCAGCCGCCGCGCCACAACTCTTGAGAGTTGGACTCGTCCTTCAGGTACCCCTGGGTCAGCCAGGGGGCGCGCAGCACCAGCTCGCCCTGGGACTTGCCGTCATGGGGCACATCGTTCATATCCCCGTCGACGATGCGCCATTGCACCATGGGGACCGGGCGGCCGGTGCGGGTGCGGTAATCCGCCTGGGTTTCCAGGTCGGCCTGTTCCAGTTCCGGCGTCAGCAGTGCCAGGGAGATCAGCGGGCAGGTCTCGCTCATGCCGTAACCGCTGTAGATGTCGATGCCGCGCTCCAGGGCGCTTTGCGCCAGCGGCTTGGGCAACGCGGAACCGCCAATGATTACCTTCCAGCCGCTCAGATCGATGCTCTTCACCGCTTCTGACTGCAGCAACATCTGGATAATGGTGGGCACGCAGTGGGAGAAGGTCACTTTCTCGGTGAGCAACAGCTTGAGCAGGGTTTCCGGCACATAACGGCCCGGATAAACCTGCTTCACGCCCAGCAAAGTGGCGACGAACGGCACACCCCAGGCGTGCACGTGGAACATCGGCGTGATCGGCATGTACACGTCGTTCTGATTGAAACGGCCGTGACCGGTACCGGTCAGAGCGGCACGACCGGCAAAGGTGTGCAGTACCAGTTGCCGGTGGGAGAAGTACACGCCTTTAGGCAGGCCCGTGGTACCCGTGGTGTAGAACGTGGTGGCACGGGTATTCTCATCCAGCTCCGGGAAATCGAATTGCGCGGAAGCCTGGGCCACCAGCGCCTCGTACTCACCGGCCAGATCGATGGCGGTGTCGGTATCGCCGCCCTCGTCATCCAGCAGGATGTAAGTCTTGACCGTCTCGATACGGTCCTTGATCTGATCCAGCACCGGCAGGAATTCCCGGTTCACCAGAATCACATCATCCTCGGCGTGGTTGATGGTGTAGAGAATCTGCTCCGGGCTCAGACGCACGTTCACGGTGTGCAGCACCGCGCCCATCATCGGCACGGCGAAGAAAGCTTCCAGATAACGGTGGGTATCCCAGTCCATCACCGCAACAGTGTCACCGGGCTTCACCCCTTGTTGCTGCAAGGCACTGGCGAGACGAGCAACCCGCTCCCCCATTTCCCGATAGGTCATCCGCCGCTGATCGGCGTAGACGATTTCCTGATCGGGTGCGTTGCGAACGCCGGCCTCCAGGATACTGTTGATCAAGAGCGGTGATTCCACGGCTTCCGCGGTACGCTGGATGGTCAGATCGTTGCTCATCGGTTACTACTCTCCATCACGTTACGACTCTCCGTCACGTTTTTATTGTCACAAAAAAAGCCCGGCGCCAAGCCTGTCACAGCTTATCGTCGAGGTCACGACCGGCGGCTGACTCAAGAGTCAGAGGCCGCCGGATGTGTCAGTTTGAGCGGGTCGAGCAAAGCGGTGAGTTGCTCCACCGACAGGTCGGTTTGCTCCGCCGCCACATCGATCACCGGCCGGCCGCTGGCGAACGCCTGTTTGGCGATGGCCGCCGCCTTCTCATAGCCGATCACCGGGTTCAGAGCGGTGACCAGGATCGGATTGCGGCCCACACCCTCGGCCAGATGCTCACGGTTGTAAGTCAGCCCGGAGATGGCCTGGTCCGCCAGATTCCGGCAACTGTTGGCCAGCCACTCCACCATATCCAGAAGGTTGGCGGCCACCAGCGGCAACATGACGTTGAGCTGAAAGTTACCGCTCTGCGCCGCCACTGTATTGGCCTGATCCAGACCGATCACCTGGGCGGCGACCATGGTGGCGGACTCGCAGATCACCGGATTGACCTTCCCCGGCATGATCGACGAACCCGGCTGTGTGGCCGGCAGTTGAATTTCCGCCAGACCATGAATCGGACCGGAGTTCATCCAGCGCAGGTCATTGCTGATTTTCATCAACACCACCGCCAGACCACGCAACGCCGACGACAGTGCCAGGGGGGCATCCACGGCGCTCTGCGCCACGGCCGGGTACGGCATGGCGGTAAACGGATGCCCGGTTTCATCGGACAGCGCATCGACGAAGCGCTCGGCGAACTCGGCATGGGCGTTGATACCGGTCCCCACCGCGGTACCGCCCTGTGGCACGGCATGCAGCTCATCCCGGGCAACCGCCAGACGCTGGCTGGCGGCCTGCAGTTGCAGCACCCAGGTGCGCAACTCCTGCTCCACCGTCACCGGCATGGCGTCCATCAGGTGGGTGCGGCCGGTTTTGACCAGATCCTTGCCTTCCCCGGCCTTCGATCCCAGCGTGGTGATCAAAAGCTCAAGGGCGGGCATCAACTGTTCGTTAACGGCCATCGCCGAGGACACATGAATGGCGGTGGGAATGGTGTCGTTACTGCTCTGGCCGAGATTGACGTGATCGTTGGGATGCACGTCCACGCCCTGAGTCTGGCACAGATGGGCCACTACCTCGTTGACGTTCATGTTGGTGCTGGTACCGGAACCGGTCTGGAACACGTCCACCGGGAACTGATCCCGATGCTCACCGTTGATCAGCGCTTCGCAGACCGAACGGATAGCGTCACCCCGTTCCTCGGACAGCAGCTCCAGATCCACGTTCACCGAGGCCGCGCAACGCTTGATCCGGGCCACCGCCTGAATGAACCGAGGCGGTAACCGGCGCCCACTGATCGGAAAGTTGTCCACCGCTCTCTGGGTCTGCGCGCCCCAAAACGCAGCCTTCGGAACCTGCACTTCGCCCAAGGAATCCTTTTCAATCCGTACGTCGCTCATGACCGTCCTCCTCAGGAAGTGAAAGGTCAGTATCGGCAAGGCCCGGTTGGACGTCCAGGGTGGCGCCGGCAATTCCGGTCATAGTCGTGACCGATACAGCATCAAACCGGTCGCTTGAGAATCAACCCCATGCCTTTGAAACTGGCCACCACGTCGCCATGCTGATTGACGCCTTCCATCAACGAGTAGATGAGGCCGCGATCGGGCTTGGAGCGGGACGGGCGCGCCTCCAGGACCGTGGCGCGCATGGACAGCTTGTCCCCCGGGCGTACCGGTTTGTGCCAACGCACCTCATCCACCCCGGGGGAAGCCAGCCCCGCCACGGTGGAAACATAGTTATCCACCATCAGCCGCATCATCAGGCTCAGGGTGTGCCAACCACTGGCGATCAGCCCCTGGAAAGGACCGGCCGCGGCGGCCTCGGGGTCGGTGTGCATCTTCTGGGGGTCGAAACGGCGGGCGAAAGAAAGCACCTCTTCCTCCTCCACCGCAATGGAGCCCAGGTCATAGGTCGTACCCACCTGGTAATCTTCAAAATAGCGGTCGTCCTGGGGCTTGCTGAAGTTCGTTATTGTCATCGTGTTCTCCCGTGCAAACGAAAGATCCGATCATAGCCTCCAATGCCATGATGACAATGAGTTCCCGTGAGTAATCGCCGCTCAGACGTTCATTCCAGAATAGGTGTAATTGGGTATTGTAATGGAGGGCCATAGGCCACAAAAATGGGTTTAAATGGGTGTATTAATGGTTCCCAGCGAGTGTATAGTGGTATCCATGATTCGAACCGACTCCCTCCAGATCACCCCGGAAATTCTGGGATTGATCGCCAGTATCGACGAATTCAAGGGCGCGTGGCGCGCCCTGGGCACTCTGGCACCTGACCGGCTGTCAGCATTGCGGCAAGTGGCCACTATCGAAAGCATTGGTTCTTCCACACGCATCGAGGGCAGCCGCCTGTCGGACCGGGATGTCGAGCGCCTGCTATCCAACCTGCGAATCAATAACTTCACCAGCCGCGATGAACAGGAAGTAGCGGGCTATGCCGAGGTGATGGATCTGGTGTTTGCTTCCTGGCGGGACATCAGCTTGACGGAAAATCACATCAAGCAACTGCACCAGAACCTGCTGGTCTACAGCGACAAGGACGCACGGCACCGGGGTCACTATAAAAGCTCGAACAACAGCGTGGCTGCTTTCGACGAAGCGGGCAATTCTCTGGGCATCGTGTTTGAAACAGCAAGCCCATTTGATACTCCTCGTCTGATGACCGAACTGGTTAACTGGTTCAACAAGGAACGTGCAGCGGACCATCTCCACCCCCTCCTGCTTATCGGCATCTGGGTCGTCGTTTTCCTCGAGATTCACCCCTTTCAAGATGGCAATGGTCGTTTGAGTCGGGTGCTAACTACCTTGCTGCTGTTGCAGACCGGCTACGCCTATGTGCCCTATAGTTCTCTCGAAAGCGTGATCGAGCAAAGCAAGGAAGCCTACTATCTAGCCCTTCGACAGACCCAGGGCACCATCCGTACCGACTCACCTGATTGGCAACCCTGGCTGCTTTTCTTCCTGAAAGCTCTGGCCGAGCAAGTTCGCCGGCTCAACCGCAAGCTGGAACGGGAAAAGCTGGTATTGGCCGCCATGCCAACCCTCGCCTTGCAGATTGTGGAGTTCGCCCGCGAGCATGGACGCATTACCATGGCGGAAGCGATTCGTCTGACTGGCAGTAATCGCAACACTCTCAAACAGCATTTTCGGGCGCTGGTGGAACAAAGGCATCTTGTGCGACAAGGTGCTGGACGAGGCGTTTGGTACGAGCTGAAGTAGTTGACCGAGGTGACCTGACCGGGCACGCAACCAGAAATCTGAATTATTTGCCGATACAGAACGACGAGAAAATCCGCCCCAGAAGATCGTCGGCGGTAAAGGCCCCGGTAATGTCTTCAAGGGCTTTCTGTGCCGCGCGCAGATCCTCGGCAAGCAGTTCGCCGGCAGCGTGATCACCCAGTTGGCGCTGACCTTTATCGAGCGCGGCCAGGGCCTGCTCCAGAGCGGTGATGTGGCGGCGGCGGGCGGAAAACGGGCTTTCGTCGGTACTCTGGTAGCCGGCCACGGCTTTGAGGTGATCGCGCAGCGCATCCAGACCCTCTCCCGAGGTGGCGGAAATCACAAAGGTGTCCGGGTGGCCGTCCAGGGGGCCGGGCTCCATTCCGCTGAGATCGGCCTTGTTGAGTACGATGGTGATCGGCAGTTCCAGGTTTTCCAGCTGTTTCTGGCTGTCCGGCAGTAACAGGGCAGGCTCCTTCAGCGCTTCGACTCCGGTTTGGGAATCCACCACCACCAGCAGCCGGTCCGCCTTGCGCATCTCCTCGTAGGCCCGACGAATCCCCTCTTGCTCCACCCGGTCCGGACTTTCACGCAGGCCAGCGGTGTCGATCACGTTCAACGGCAGGCCGTCGATCTGGATCGATTCACGCAGAACATCCCGGGTGGTGCCCGGCACTTCGGTAACGATGGCGGCGTCGAAACCGGCCAGGCGGTTCATCAGGGAGGATTTGCCGGCATTGGGCCGCCCGGCGATGACCAGGGTCAGCCCTTCACGGACCAGACGCCCCTGGCGGGCGGTAGCGAGCACCCGGTCCAGTTGCCCCAACAATGCCCGCAGGTCGGCGGCCACCCGTCCGTCGGAGAGAAAATCGATCTCCTCCTCGGGA
This sequence is a window from Alloalcanivorax dieselolei B5. Protein-coding genes within it:
- the gdhA gene encoding NADP-specific glutamate dehydrogenase encodes the protein MDIDTLIKGLREKDPHQTYFHQAAGGLLEGLGPFLRNHPRYADPSLFARLFEPERVIIFRVPWVDDQGRVQVNRGFRVQMNGSLGPYKGGLRFHPSVNLDVLRFLALEQTIKNALTDLPLGSGKGGADFDPHGRSDGEIMRFCQAFMAELFDHIGSDVDVPAGDIGVGAREIGYLFGMYRKLHRSHDSGAITGKSPVFGGSLLRTEATGYGLVYFLQYMLQERDEELEGRRVAVSGAGNVARYAAEKVLIEGGIVISLSDSRGALHAANGLTREHLETLDRIQAGGGRLHQLPDHHAELTYQEGIKPWRFPCDIALPCATQNELNEQDARALVDNGCRWVAEGANMPTTTEAVSYLVGHGVGYAPGKAANAGGVAVSGLEMSQNSLRHPWSREEVDRRLHDIMSRIHHKCLEYGGQDERPDYVQGASVAGFVRVAEAMLRQGVV
- a CDS encoding M48 family metallopeptidase; its protein translation is MDYQLVRSKRRTLALRVAPDGQIEVRAPLRLGRRHIDDFVREHQDWIRRQQDYWRTRPRQHWRDGDTVPHLGRPVRLNLVEAARTRVGLEHDTLTVAMPLPASEEAVREAVEAWWRRLARGEFLRSIERQFHWFAARGHGAPVLRIKKMRTRWGSLSQRGYINLNLALMRYDLEVIDYVVMHELCHLEYAHHGPQFHALMDRRMPDWRRRKQRLDQFLPE
- a CDS encoding efflux RND transporter permease subunit, translating into MILSDVSIKRPVFATVISLLIVVFGISALMKLPVREYPDIDPPEVSVAVEYPGAAPEVIDTQIIQVIEGAIAGVEGVRRIESRSRRGSARTSVEFNLERDLDVAANDVRDAVSRVLNRLPEEAEAPVIAKTDADARPIMWVTLSSNSLAPQELTDFAERSLVDRFAVLGGVSEVIIGGERRYAMRVWLDRQRMAANDVTVTDIYNALRANNVELPAGRLDSDSRSFTVRADSRLGSVAEFNHMVVHRQGDYLLRLGDVARVALGVENDDTVLRANGQTAIGLGVVRQSKANTVTVSNNVREEIEAVSNNLPDDIRLDVSHDESLFIRASIREVLVTLAMSVTLVILVIFVFLGNLRATLIPAVTIPVSIVGAFIGLGILGFSINVLTLLALILAIGLVVDDAIVMLENIQRRIDEGESRLVAAFLGARQVAFAVVATTATLVAVFVPISFMGGDVGRLFGEFGFTLAVAVIISSIVALSLAPMLCSRWLHAHTPEEEQQEQNNLLNRALNGLNRAYATRLGKTLKRPAPVVVISVLICVAAGLVFSQLSRELAPTEDRGVFIVSANAPQGSSTAYASHHIQKVEEKLLPLIENGLAVRVLSIVGFRGQTERGFSIVRLEPWEDRNRSQQDIVNDIRGEVTTVPGLRVFAVNPPGLGQSGFDQELEVVIGGQDYDSVVGWSETLRAAMAANPNLLSVDTDYEETQPQVEVVINRDRAADFGISAAEVGQTLQAMFATLTASTYIDRGREYDVLLEAREQDARIPEDINSVYVRTAAGDLVPLSSLVELRTLGAAPELRRLDRLPAVTLSANLAPGYDLGSALDFIEQTVRETLPLEARLSYKGIAQEFTEASAAILITFLLALVIVFLVLAAQFESWIHPLIIMLTVPLAIAGAILALRVTGNSLNIYSQIGMVMLVGLMAKNGILIVEFANQLRDQGLAVRDAVYQGAILRFRPVLMTGISTIFGAVPLVLASGAGAESRMTIGVVILGGLLFATVLTLFIIPVLYLWLAPYARPADAVAQQLASEMQQETDR
- a CDS encoding efflux RND transporter periplasmic adaptor subunit, which gives rise to MVRVGALVVVIVVAAVALLWWWRAEEPAAAGTRPATTVNVISALVRPLTEKVEVVGNARATRAVVLSAEVEGRVMQVHFQEGQAVDADDLLVELDDRQAEGERDRLRAEYQRALSDYQRASRLINSRAISQAEVDNLKNGMEAARAALRVAQATYEKHKIRAPFEGVVGLRQVDPGAYLQPGTPVVTLDSVRNLEVTFEVPERYLARVKPGLVLVVSSDSYPERLFQGKVTLLDSRVNAVSRTLAVKGSLDNSDGLLRPGQLLQIDILLSQHQALLVPEQAIVAQGAQNFVFVVAENDTALRLPVELGGRRDGWVEVVHGLSDDDAVIVNGHSRLGSGAPVTVVEDEGALLPSQRVLLETSA
- a CDS encoding fatty acid--CoA ligase, with the protein product MSNDLTIQRTAEAVESPLLINSILEAGVRNAPDQEIVYADQRRMTYREMGERVARLASALQQQGVKPGDTVAVMDWDTHRYLEAFFAVPMMGAVLHTVNVRLSPEQILYTINHAEDDVILVNREFLPVLDQIKDRIETVKTYILLDDEGGDTDTAIDLAGEYEALVAQASAQFDFPELDENTRATTFYTTGTTGLPKGVYFSHRQLVLHTFAGRAALTGTGHGRFNQNDVYMPITPMFHVHAWGVPFVATLLGVKQVYPGRYVPETLLKLLLTEKVTFSHCVPTIIQMLLQSEAVKSIDLSGWKVIIGGSALPKPLAQSALERGIDIYSGYGMSETCPLISLALLTPELEQADLETQADYRTRTGRPVPMVQWRIVDGDMNDVPHDGKSQGELVLRAPWLTQGYLKDESNSQELWRGGWMHTGDIGVIDADGWLKITDRIKDVIKTGGEWVSSLDLESLILQHDAVRECAVVGVPDEKWGERPVALVVKGADVEAQPIIDMVAGYAEKGMISRYGIPDRVVFVEELPRTSVGKLDKKKMRAELV
- a CDS encoding class II fumarate hydratase, translated to MSDVRIEKDSLGEVQVPKAAFWGAQTQRAVDNFPISGRRLPPRFIQAVARIKRCAASVNVDLELLSEERGDAIRSVCEALINGEHRDQFPVDVFQTGSGTSTNMNVNEVVAHLCQTQGVDVHPNDHVNLGQSSNDTIPTAIHVSSAMAVNEQLMPALELLITTLGSKAGEGKDLVKTGRTHLMDAMPVTVEQELRTWVLQLQAASQRLAVARDELHAVPQGGTAVGTGINAHAEFAERFVDALSDETGHPFTAMPYPAVAQSAVDAPLALSSALRGLAVVLMKISNDLRWMNSGPIHGLAEIQLPATQPGSSIMPGKVNPVICESATMVAAQVIGLDQANTVAAQSGNFQLNVMLPLVAANLLDMVEWLANSCRNLADQAISGLTYNREHLAEGVGRNPILVTALNPVIGYEKAAAIAKQAFASGRPVIDVAAEQTDLSVEQLTALLDPLKLTHPAASDS
- a CDS encoding MaoC family dehydratase; the encoded protein is MTITNFSKPQDDRYFEDYQVGTTYDLGSIAVEEEEVLSFARRFDPQKMHTDPEAAAAGPFQGLIASGWHTLSLMMRLMVDNYVSTVAGLASPGVDEVRWHKPVRPGDKLSMRATVLEARPSRSKPDRGLIYSLMEGVNQHGDVVASFKGMGLILKRPV